GAAATCAAGTGTCATTTTGAGATTAATATCTTCCAAAAGCCCCAACATTCCGATTGTTGGAGTAGGAAAAACAGGACCTTCATCAGAAGATTGATTATAAAAACTCACATTTCCCCCTGTTACAGGTGTTTTGAAAACTTCACAGGCTGCTTTCATACCTTTTATCGCTCCCACAAAATGCCAATATACTTCTGGAATATATGGATTTCCAAAATTCAAACAGTTTGTAATCGCAACAGGTTCTCCACCACTACAAACAATATTTCTTGCAGCTTCCGAAACAGCTATCATTGTTCCTTTTTCTGGATCTGCATTGACATAACGAGAATTACAATCTACCGAAATAACGATATTTTTATTTGTTCCTTTTACATTTACAATGGCTGCATCAGAAGGTTGATTTGTAGATGTATTTGCCGTTCCAACCATAGAATCGTACTGTTCTGAAATCCAACGACGAGAAGCAATATTTGGATGACCAATTAAAAATTTAGCAATTTCAGGAAGTTTTTCGTCTTCAGGTTCTTCTATTTCATCAATTTGAAACTGTTGGAATTCACTAAAATAAGCAGGTTCTGTATATTCTCTGTGATAAACTGGTGCGCCACCTCCCAAAACCAAATCATCGGCAGGAACATCAGCCACTAATTCATCATTTACATAGAATTCTAGTCGTTTTGAATCTGTAACTACTCCAATTTGAGCGCAATTCAAATCCCATTTATCAAAAATAGCTTGCAATTCGGCTTCTTTTCCTTTTTTGATAACAATAAGCATACGTTCTTGTGATTCTGAAAGTAAAATCTCAAAAGGCTGCATATTTTTTTGTCTTGTCGGAACTTTATCTAAATAGATTTTCATTCCGTGTTCTCCTTTTGCGCTCATTTCGGAAGTCGAACAGGTAATTCCTGCTGCTCCCATATCCTGAATTCCTATCAAATGACCTGTTGCAATGGCTTCTAAAGTTGCTTCTAAAAGTAATTTTTCTTGGAAAGGGTCACCTACCTGTACGGCTGGAAGATCTTTTATAGAATCATCTGAAATATCTTTTGAGGCAAATGAAGCACCATGAATTCCATCTTTTCCTGTGGCAGAACCTACAATATAAACTGGATTTCCTACTCCATACGAAATAGCAGAAGCTATTTTATCTGTTTCTACAATTCCTGCCGAAAAGGCATTTACTAAAGGATTTACATTATAACACTCATCAAAATAAACTTCTCCTCCTACTGTCGGAATTCCAAAGGCGTTTCCATAATCTCCAATTCCTTTTACAACACCACGAACAAGCCATTGTGTTTTGGGAGAAGTAAGATTACCAAAACGAAGTGAATTGAGTTGAGCGATAGGTCTTGCTCCCATCGTAAAAATATCTCTATTTATTCCTCCTACTCCTGTTGCAGCACCTTGATACGGCTCTAAAGCAGAAGGGTGATTATGCGATTCAATTTTGAAACTACACGCCAAACCATCTCCAATATCTACCAAACCAGCATTTTCTTCTCCTGCTTCTACAAGCATTCTATCTGATTTTTTTGGAAGTGTTTTGAGCCAAACGATAGAGTTTTTGTAAGAACAATGCTCTGACCACATCACCGAAAAAATACTTAGTTCGGTAAAATTGGGAGTTCTACCTAAGATTTCTTCAATTTTGGTAAATTCTTCTGCTGTAAGTCCAAGTTTTTGTGCTGTTTCGGTTGTCGTGATTTCCATATTATTTTTGACAAGTTGTAAAAACGAATGAGTATCAAATTGGTTTATTTATCAATATGCAAAAGTAACAATTTTTAGAGAGTTTGAATAACCTAATTCTAATCAAATTTGGATTCTGAAGAAGTTATTATAAAAAACAGTATAATTTGAATTAGGTATTCTTTCAGTTATTTTGAATTTTTCAAAACAAGTTTGTAATACAATGCGTTTTTAAAAGAAGGACGCATAAATATTTTTTTTGTAAAACACTTTCTTTTTATTGTATATTTGATAGAATTACCTATAAATGTAATTGAATTTATAATTGACTTTGAAAAAATATTCTAAT
This is a stretch of genomic DNA from Bernardetia sp. MNP-M8. It encodes these proteins:
- the purL gene encoding phosphoribosylformylglycinamidine synthase subunit PurL, producing MEITTTETAQKLGLTAEEFTKIEEILGRTPNFTELSIFSVMWSEHCSYKNSIVWLKTLPKKSDRMLVEAGEENAGLVDIGDGLACSFKIESHNHPSALEPYQGAATGVGGINRDIFTMGARPIAQLNSLRFGNLTSPKTQWLVRGVVKGIGDYGNAFGIPTVGGEVYFDECYNVNPLVNAFSAGIVETDKIASAISYGVGNPVYIVGSATGKDGIHGASFASKDISDDSIKDLPAVQVGDPFQEKLLLEATLEAIATGHLIGIQDMGAAGITCSTSEMSAKGEHGMKIYLDKVPTRQKNMQPFEILLSESQERMLIVIKKGKEAELQAIFDKWDLNCAQIGVVTDSKRLEFYVNDELVADVPADDLVLGGGAPVYHREYTEPAYFSEFQQFQIDEIEEPEDEKLPEIAKFLIGHPNIASRRWISEQYDSMVGTANTSTNQPSDAAIVNVKGTNKNIVISVDCNSRYVNADPEKGTMIAVSEAARNIVCSGGEPVAITNCLNFGNPYIPEVYWHFVGAIKGMKAACEVFKTPVTGGNVSFYNQSSDEGPVFPTPTIGMLGLLEDINLKMTLDFKNEGDIIYQLGTSRNDISSSEYLYSYHKYKASPAPFLDLEEESRLQKTILELIKNKLIVSAHDVSDGGLFVTLTESAMAASKNLGFSVKTTSHKVRKDAFWFGESQSRVVVSVSKEKQEEFETLLKTNNVDFSNLGSVVAEKVCQVDGNIWLSVDDAKEEFEATLPKYLN